One window from the genome of Hippoglossus hippoglossus isolate fHipHip1 chromosome 10, fHipHip1.pri, whole genome shotgun sequence encodes:
- the eif4ebp3l gene encoding eukaryotic translation initiation factor 4E-binding protein 3-like, producing the protein MSSVTNQVKSCPIPTKVLTLKDWSQLPDCYSQTPGGTLFSTTPGGTRIIYDRKFLLDCRNSPLARTPPCCLPQIPGVTVPASHPMGKLQDLKEEAEEEEKDIADDNQFEMDI; encoded by the exons ATGTCGAGCGTCACCAACCAAGTGAAGAGCTGCCCCATCCCCACCAAGGTGCTCACCCTGAAGGACTGGTCCCAGCTACCCGACTGCTACAGCCAGACACCCGGGGGCACCCTCTTCTCCACCACGCCTGGAG GTACCCGCATCATCTATGACAGGAAGTTTCTGTTGGATTGTCGAAACTCCCCTCTGGCCCGAACCCCCCCATGCTGTCTGCCCCAGATCCCGGGGGTAACAGTACCTGCTTCACACCCCATGGGGAAATTGCAGGATCTcaaagaggaggctgaggaggaagagaaggacaTTGCAG ATGACAACCAGTTTGAGATGGACATCTGA